The Peromyscus maniculatus bairdii isolate BWxNUB_F1_BW_parent chromosome 3, HU_Pman_BW_mat_3.1, whole genome shotgun sequence genome segment AAACCGTGTTAGTCATGGTCACAGGGTTCCCTCACTCCAAAGAGGCCCTTGGAGCGCCAGAAGATCATGGCCACTTCTGAGTCCTTTGTGATTTTTAGTAAGGTATAGCTATCTTTAGTAGAGGTCTTCTCAAATCATAGATGAACCCCCAAGAGATGTAATGGGGTACTGGCAGTCATTtaagggatctctgagttcattcCTGGGTGTGACGAAGAATTTGAATGTCAGGGAAAGACAAGACTGAGCTGTGGAGAAAGCAACTGTAACAGCTTTATTGCAAACAGCTCCCTTTGGGACAGAGAAGCCTCAAAGCTGGGAATGTGCTAAACAGACGGGTGTTCTCCcttgggctctctctctccttttctctactGATCCTGTTTAGATACGTACCTTATGCATTCCATTTTTGTCTCGGAACAAGAAGCCACCATCTTAGGGAGCCAGTTCCCTACCTACCTATGTCCCTCTAATTCTCAGTagcaattttattacttttttatattttttacaagGGCATAAAATAACACGTAACATATATCAGTGGGTAcattaggtaggtaggtaggctaCAGCAAAGCAAGGAATGCTGTGATAGGCCCTAGCTGATATCTGACAGCATCCTTCTGAGCAGTGGAAACGAGGGGTGTGTTCATATATTCCAAAGGATTTGCCTTTTGGCCACAAAGGTGTCAGGTCATGTACAGAGGAGGGTAATAACTGGCTACTAAGAGGGCTAAAGATGCTCAGTACATGTAGGCTCTGAACTTGAGGCCTTCTAACTTCTCCACATCACTGAAGCACTAACCAGTCACTCAGTCTTTGTAGACATAGCTTTTCTCCAGGAATTCTCTTTCACATTAGCTGCTAGGGGGTTGTTAGTAAATTCCCAAAGGAATTACCAATAGTCACAAagatgttaggtcagacacagaggtaGGCAATGAATGGCTGTTAAGGCATCTAAAGACACTGAAGATAATCTGGCTCTGGACCTGTAACGTTCCAATTCTCCACAATCATGGAGAGTTCTGTCAATCAGCTTTGTAGCATctcagatgcagagatctgccagtctctgcttcctgagttctgggattaaaggtttgtaccaccaAGCCAGGCTAGTCTTGtagaatcttaaaataaataaggcTTCCCTTATGCCCACCCCAATTTCAGTTCATAGTTGGGACAATTATTAATCTTACTAAACCAGTAAGGaaactgaattattttattataccAGTAAGGAAATTGAGTTGTCTGGCTTATAAATGTGGAACTAACTGTCTAGGCCCAACTTCTTATCTACCTCACTACTGTATAAGGAAAACCAAACAGGCATGACTTCCATGCAAAGTTGGGATCAAAACCCCACTGAATTATCCTAGTGGACCATTTGACTGATGGACATAGGTCTGATTACTTTCCGAGACAGCCTTCAGGTTCACTTACAGCAGTGGTCCCTCAACtgtcctaatgctgcgaccctataatacagttctttatgctgtggtgacacccaaccataaaactattttcatttctatttcataactgtaatttcacttTGAATCGTAAcgtaaatatattttctgatggccttaggcAACCCTTGCGAAACAGCCACTCGACCCacaggggtctcgacccacaggttgagaatcactggcttACAGCCGTGCCTTTTCCCAATTAACAAGTCTaagtagtaaaaagaaaaagaaaaaaaaatacagagtaaGAGAACAAAACCATTCTTTCAAGGTTCTTAGTTTTTTTGAATGGGGGACAGAGTCCAGAGAAGGTCACAGAAACTGATACTGTACGATTAACATTAAAAAGCTGTTGCTTCGAACACACTCAAATATGCCTGTGTTTGAAGACTCTGAAAATAACCACGCAAGTCGAAGCCTAGCGCTCTGCGACTGGAGGCCGGCCCTTGGCATCCGTGATTAGCCTTGCTGAAAAGTTGGACACCCGAATGAGCACTGGTTTACTTAAGTTTCGTAAAAAGGATGGCGCAGCCACTGACCCCGGAACGTCAGTCCAGCTCCCGGAACCACAATGCCAATGCCGGCTGTGCTGGGGCTGCATTCGGCAGAGCAccgagggggcggggccgggggcggggccgggggcgaGCCTGGCCAGGGTGACCCGGGGGCAGGGTGACCCGGGGTTTAGGTGCCCGGCCAGCCGTGGAGGAGTTCGCAGCGACCATGCTGAGCGCCACGTGTCGCAGGCTCGCCCCGGCGCTGTGGGGTCCGCGCGCACCGTCCGCGGTCGCCAGGAGGTGTCTGCTGGCGCCTGGGGTCAGGTCCTTTGCTGACCAGAGCGAGAGGGCGGAGGAGCCCCGCACCTTCCACCCGGAGCTGCTGAAGTTCCTGGTGTGTCCGCTCTCCAAGAAGCCGCTTAGGTGAGAGCCACCAGCCGCCTCTCCCCCGGGGAAGGTGGTGACCCAGTGGTTACAGCCATTGGGTCCGGAGCCCACTCCCTACCAGCGACTCCGCCGGGCCactcccccctcttcccccctTGCTGGGGTCAGTCCTGCCCTCGACGGGAGCGGGGTGCTTCTCGGGCTCTTCAGTAGCTACCCTTTACCTCCAATCCTGGAGAGCTTCaagaaagacagggtttctcagacTGGCGTCTCCAGAGCCTGTTGAACCACAGTGTCAGGGCCAGCCTCAgggcctttcttttttctttctctttttctttttgctgtgtaAGAGTGCATGCGTAGCATCAAAGGCCAAAAGTCACCGTGCATTGTCGTCTTCAATCGCTCCCCAATTTATTTTAGGAAGGGATCACAGAACCTAGAGCGAATTGAGCTGGGGGGCTTCACATCACTGCTCAGGAATAAGcttatatatattacacatttaCCTAGAATCAGAACTCAGACCCATGCGTTTACAGGGCAAACAATTTACTGGCTTAGCCATCATCCCAGCCTGTTTCTtcatctttgcttttgtttgtttgtttgtttgtttgttttgagacagggttcaatATCTGGTTTGGCCGTTTCTGGAACTCTTTATGTTGCCCAGTCTAGCAAGTTGTGgtacttcctgcctcagccccctgagagCAGATTACAAGAATGAACTACCACCCCTGGTTTCTTGTTTCCAGTGTTCTGCCACCTGTATGAACCATAAAGACAGGACAAATCCAGAGCTATTCTCTCTTTaagacaaaattatatatatatatatatatatatatatatatatatatatatatatatataaaatagtagCTTCCAGAGTCTTGTGAAATGCTATGCATTTACACCCGATGCCTGGCATTGTCTCATGCTTTCAGTTGTGGGCTAGCTggtttttaatcacatttttaaCCTTCAGGTGGTTTAAGGGAAAATACATCCACAGTTCCAGACTCCAGAAACAGAATAATGGGCAGCACCATTACtattcaaaaatgaataaatgataaaatgtgaTTATCTTTGGGTAGCAGGTTACTAAcaatttttattctcattttcacCTTCTGGATTGGTCTCTCTATAGTGGTTTCCTTAAATCTTGAAATCACTATTTGCTTTACTGTCTCTGTGTAGCTAGCTCACTGCAGACTCGCTGCTTTCCAGAGTTCCTCCTTTGTGCTCTCTCATCTTCTAGGCTTTTATTTTGCAAGTTTTGAttctcagtgttttctttctgttgtctcATATAAGTCTCTCTAGCATTTACATCAACAGAGGAACTTacttattgtttttccttttggatgATTTGGGGTTGATTATAGCAAGGAAGGAATTCTGGGCATGAAATGTAGACATCTTTTCTAACTGGTATGAAAAGGTTAAGGCATAACTTGGGAATAAAGTTATAAAAAAGATAATATGAGAAATACTGATTCCAGTGAGAATAACTACAAGTTGTAAGATGGTTTTCTAAGAGCAATGGTTGGGTTGGCTTAGTGCATTTAAGACTAAAACTACTGGAGGAGTAATTCTGTATCAGGAATTGGATAGACGGGCTATTTATTGGTTATCAAGCTCTTCTAAGCTTTGATTTCCCATAGTTCATTGTGTACTTTTTCTCCCTCAGATATGAAGCATCGACAAATGAACTGATTAATGACGAGTTGGGAATAGCCTATCCAGTCATTGATGGGATCCCGAATATGATACCACAGGCAGCAAGGACAACACGTCAAAATAAGAAGCAAGAAGAAGTTGAGCAGCATTAGACCATGATTGTTAAAAGCATGACTGCTGAGTTCTCTAATACTGTAGACCTTTAAGACAGGGAAGGGCAGTTGGGAAAGAGTAGTGATTCACGTCTGTCTGCTAGACTGTTCTTCCACTGCTCCCATTAGCAGAACTGATCTAAGATGCTTTCTGGAGGAGAATTTCCCACAGGGCTGCACCCGCACAGCCAGGCTTCGATTTTACAGTCTGCTCTTGCCAACTACCATGCCAGTGTGTGCTCTTCCACCTTTGGACCTAGTTGGGTCTAAAACCCTATAAGCATAGTTAGTGCAACCAGAGTCAGGATGATGTATACATTAGTAAGAAGTCTGAGGCAGTATCTGAAAACTACACACAAACCCTTTTGGTTTACGAAAAGACTCACTTGTCTTGTTTCAGACTTAGGACTATGATGCAGGCTGTGGAAGcatttttgtatgtgttctgtcttttattttttgaagattcTCACTTGTAACTGCTGTATCCGAAGAAGCATATCAGCGAAATATCTCAGTGCAGATTAACAGCTTCAATCATCCGCTGAGGCCTGTTTCTCATCCCATTCATTTAAAAGTTAGTAATTTgaaatgtttgtttggtttcaaaGTCAATGGTAAGCTTAAGTACTTAGAAAATTCTGAGTGTATAAAATTACCTTCATCACTTTGGCATCACATGCTtacatcaataataaaataatgttgacAGTTTACTACAAAACCCAGTTTGCTAAAGTGGGAGAGTGTCTGAATGAATATTTTTGTCTCAAGAGTTTGGTAGtaagagaaaatgtgaaaataCTTTATGTAACTACATTTTATTTCGGAGGCACTTAATATTAAAAAGAGAATAATTTCTCAGAAGTGAGGTACCTTTAGTTGGTAAGGTCAGGAATGGGAAGCCGGTTATGTCCATTTAAGTTTAGAGGCATGTTTCAAGGTACACTCAGTTATTTTTGCCCTGGGAAATTTGATAAGTCCTAAAGGATTGAGCCTATGTTTTCTAGACCTGCAACAGAACTGGTCAAGGAGGATGCAGTATCTACTTTGGAAGCATGGCATGAATGTTTCAATCCTTACCTTAAAGAAACTTAAGAATTAGTTATAAATTTAATTGGTTACACCCCCCCCAGTccggggccttgtgcatgctaatcAAGTGTTCAGCCACAGAAATAGTCTACCCCTAATTTACTAATCTATATTTATGTGGGATAGGGGCATAGCATGGGAGAAATCACAGGACAGCTTTGTGGGGTTGATTCTTTCCTTGCACCATGTGGATACTAGGGCTTCAACTCAAGTGTCCAGTCTTGGAGTTGAGACCTTTATCATCTGAATCATTTCACTGGCCCCCTAATTGATTCTTAATAAGCCAGCATCCTAAAGTAGTTTAATAAAAGATTTACAGTGATTCTTCCTGTCAAGAGGAAATTACAACCTGTCATACGTTTCCTATTGTATTGTCAATATAGCTAAGTATAAGCCACATTCTTAAATTATCCAGTCGCAACACAGGGCTGAACTAGAGGGTTGTATAGCATCTCAGTTCCTGAAGTGGAGTTTTTAACCCTGAATTTCACACTTAACCAACTGGAAACTGGGCGATGTGAATGAACAGTTTTGCTGATGAAGTTAGTGTTAATCTGATAAGTCAGTTGCagctttttgaacttaaaattgtTTTAGGAAGCTGACAAGTTGTCTCTGAGGGAGTCTACTTGTACAAACTACCACAGGTGTGGTTATTGGCATAGTACACAGTCTTTAATCTCGGAACCTAGAGAAGAGGTAGTAGCACTATTTTACAGATGGGCAAACAAGCATTATCAGTGTTGACTTGAGCCAGGGAGTTCCTCTGAAACCTAGCACTTGAGGTGAAGGCAGAATCTGGAATTCAATCAACAGCTTGAGCTAGAGAATCCTTTATCAAAATCCTAATTAAGCTCCtggggtcaaaaaaaaaaaaaaaaaaaagacaagtagaAGAGAATGGGGAAGAGGGAGTTGTTGAGTGGGAGAGAAGTTAAGAGGGTACTGGgataacatgatcaaaatacattatatacatgggTGTATGAAGTCCATTTTGCACAATTaatatgtgtagatgtaaccaactgtcttattaaataagaaacacagaaacaatgtaaaagagaaagccaagagctcagagctaaaacctcacccatcctcctgcggtggtcccagcttcccgaaagagagctatttccctgtgtgtaagtcgtttcatagtcattctgccttctcattggttgtaaacccaagcacgtgactgcctcgtcactgtctgtacagccccccaggtcttaaaggcatatgtctccaatgctggctgtatccctgaacacacagaaatctatgggattaaaggcgtgcgctgccgccgccgccgctgccgccgccgccgccgccgccgccacactctgtctatggctctaatagctctgaccccctagcaactttatttattaacatacaatcaaaatcacatttcagtacaattagaataccaccacaaatatgTGCTAGTAAGtactcagaaaataatttttggtAGGTGTGTCTAggttgggtttctattgctgccatgaaacaccatgaccaaaagcaattaagggaggaaagggtctatttagTTTATACTTCATATCACTGTATATCATcagaggaagtcaagacaggaactcaaacagggcaggatcctggaggcaggaactgatgcagaggccatggaggggtgctgattactggcttgttctcatggctttgctcagcctgctttttaatagaacctaggaccactagCAAGGGATAGCACCATTCGCCatgtgctgggccctcctccatcattaataattaagaaaatatcctttacaggcttgcctacagcccaaccttatggagacattttcttaattgaggctctgTCCttccagatgactttagcttgtgtcaagtcgacataaactatccagcacaattgaTCCTGTGTCAGCTTGACTCACAAACACATCACAGCTAAGCCacacccctttcctttctctttcatccatacgatctcacattaaaaaaaaaaaaaaaataataactctaAAAATCCCCAGTCTTtacaaatttaaacatttaaaaattcagtctctttaaaatggCCAACCACTTAAAGctaacatcttttaaaattcgAAGTCTCTCAGCTGTGGGCTgctctacaataaaaaaaataaatactttttttttttattaataaatactttcttacttcaagagggaagaagcaGGGCACAGTTACaaccaaatcaaagcaaaatcaaactcCAAAAGTGAAAACTTTATATTCAAGGTCTAGGATTCACTCAgaatcttctggactcctccaaaggacttgggtcacttctctgactCTACCCTctacaccatacatacacagcttgtcttctaggtttCAACTGCCTTCACTCCacagctgctgttcttggtggttaTCTTCTGCTGCAACTGAGCTGCACTTTCCCAATAGCCCCTCATAGGctttcttcatggtgccaagcctcaacttctctgcatgaccctTTCAATTTTGGACCTTCAACTGAGGCTATTCCTTCACCaatggcttcttctggcctctcacagtgccaagcctcagctgcttttcATTGCCCCTTTATGCCTTCAAACCAGTACTGCCTGGGTGATTCTCACagtaccaagttcagctgccagtgtgaggtacaaccttggctgcctctggaacacagcttctgtgtgctgactgtcTCAGGAAAAACTTCTCCcaaagatttcacctcagtgatacTGGTCTCTTCCCAATCACCACTAACTTTTTAGGTCCAGCCAACCAGCatcaagtatcccagcaaagcaaaggtttcaatTTAGtggttctggtatcttgttaatcacagctgattctttaattgcagctgaccagaaccacagaatcttaattcaaaattaCAAATGAGTCCTGAtaagagtctttaaacttccccctgacacttcacaagccaggcctctatCATCTGcattgctctcaacattcttatctcccAAGTTCCTACAGAACAGTTCACCAAGCATTGAACACTCAATGGTTCTTCTTGGCCAAAGTTCTTCTACAATTTTCCCAaccaccaaaacaacatggtcaggtctgtcacagcaataccctacaGTCCTGGTACAAACttggcttagttagggtttctattgctatgatgaaacactatgaccaaaaagcaagttagagagtgtggtggtttgactaagaatggcccccattggctcatatatttgaatgcttggtcaccaggaagtggTGCTATTTGAAAGGGttagtaggtatggccttgttggaggaagtgtgtcaaacCTACAAAGTTTGAAACCTTTGAGATTTCTGCCTTCTATCCAGATGTAGAGTTCTCAGCTGCCATGTCTGCCTCTATGCTACCATGCTTCACTGCCGTGAGGagaatggattaaacctctgaaactctaagcaagcctcccttaaatgctttccttttataagtgttgtcatggtcatggtgtcttgtcactgaaatagaacattgactaagacaggaaggaaagggtttatttggcttatacttccatatcactgtttatcatcaaaggagACAAGACAGccactcaaacaggacaggaacctcaaggcaggagcttatgcagaggtcatggaggggtgctacttactgcattgctctcatggcttgctcaaccaccaggaccaccagtccagggatgacaccactcacaatgggctgggccctcccccatcaatcactaattaagaaaatgccttattggcctgcctacagcccaattttatggaagtattttcttgattgaggttcCTTtatctcagatgactttagcttgtgtcaagttgacataaaattaccCAACACAGGTTAACACCAGacccatctatctacctactgtTTATTGTTTTCTATGTGTCTGAATAAACTTATAAGGGAACATGACCCttctccaagaaaaaaaagattcaagCTAACCTAATTAAGATAATGGCTGGGCCATTAATAACCGCAGAGTAGCTTGTTGCCTTTTATGTTTAAGtaataaaagcatttttacaCCATCTACAATGGTGTAATTAAATTCAATAATTTTTCTAACTAATACTATGATGATTTTCAAATGGTTTTATTGCCCCAGTAGTAAgcagtttaaaattatttttaatattttattcaaaaacTGTAAAAGGTGACTAAGAAGAGGTAAGTGATAAACAATgtaaccagccgggcggtggtggcgcacgcctttaatcccagcactcgggaggcagagccaggcggatctctgtgagttcgaggccagcctgggctaccaagtgagttccaggaaaggtgcaaagctacacagagaaaccctgtctcggaaaaccaaaaaaaaaaaaaaaaaaaacaaaaaaaaaaacaatgtaaccAATGAACTAAAAATCCTGAGTATTCTATTCTTTCATATTCTGAGACTAGACAGAGATAATAGGGGCTTCCTTAACCAATTCTCCTAACCCAAACTAGCTCCTCTAATCATTGGCATTCAGGCTCCTTGATAGGAAGACCTCTGAGAACCTCAGGAACCTAGGGCACTGTTCATTGTTTCACAAGACCTCAATGACCCCTGGCTTAGAAGTTAAAAAAGAATAACAGTGGTAGGCTAACGGATACATCAAATGTATACCACGTGTGAGcatatgattttatttcttggtggtcaggaaagtttttatttttcaccaTTAGCCCTTTGTAAGTATTTGctaaaacaaaaatgtcacaaGAATTAAAATCTGATGCAAGTATACATAACCactggaaagggagaaggggattTCTTGTCATTGCTCTGGATAGGCTGTGAGAAGCTTTGAGGGTTTTCTCAAATAATGAGCATCCCTATAAAACAGATGATACGATGAAGTGATAAACAGGGTAGATGAATTTTTGTCCTCATAACCTACAAAAACACTTGATTTTCTACACCTGTACATCAGAGAGAATGTTCTCTAAGTTAACTCTAGAAAGTGTGTCTGTTGTCTCATTAATGGTAATCCTTGTGTGTTTAATGAAAATCTTATCGCTTCATAATTCTCAGTATGAGAGATATATTTACATTCTCACAAACATTCTGCATATATCCACAGGGGATTCAGTATCAGAAAATATGTTTTGCAAAATGATAGTCATCAGGACAGCACAGGTTTGTGTCTCCTAAGGTGCCTGTGTTGCTACATGGAAGTTAATATGCTCTGTGTTCATTCTttcccagtggttctcaacatgtggggtGTGACCCTTTGGAGGTTGgagatcagatatcctgcatatcagatatttccattacgattcataatagtaccaaaa includes the following:
- the Pyurf gene encoding protein preY, mitochondrial — protein: MLSATCRRLAPALWGPRAPSAVARRCLLAPGVRSFADQSERAEEPRTFHPELLKFLVCPLSKKPLRYEASTNELINDELGIAYPVIDGIPNMIPQAARTTRQNKKQEEVEQH